Proteins found in one Anoplolepis gracilipes chromosome 7, ASM4749672v1, whole genome shotgun sequence genomic segment:
- the LOC140668095 gene encoding rho guanine nucleotide exchange factor 10 isoform X2, with protein sequence MEELHNGVVLIKYEPRSRCKSWDDVGPGKMETVSGNARHLSLETNRSNTSTQSTRSEDSWCSASDHDISSDDESEKSNISIKSNCQLRNTLHKARTLCDKWRFQNLPANSADLLESPGNHGRLSRWFSIRRGSTHHYDVDSSDTVSLTSPVKTSQMPLLCEVDEDTSAMIQFQCMQQRRQAPPTLPPPPANLSPQQLKRRHIVAAIVHSENSYVSTLQRLVNDYKKPLEESSPPILSQSKIATLFHRLPEILQCHTLFRIALAECVRSWDKDEKLGDVFVASFSKAIVLDIYSGFINNFSVAMDLAKQESKRKTALADFFKVKQISAHDRLSFFGLMVKPVQRFPQFILFLQDLLKHTPQGHHDRMSLQLALTQLESLAEMLNERKREAEQFQAFKEMLRHVSGKLSHRPLSSTSRYLIREDNVTQLEFNQNGMITKSKRRRLLLLNDLVVCVSVTPRSTEDFSGNERLTLKWTYPVSDIEIQDTSTSPTLSRLLTAGLNKGGSLKSDKSGGECGQATDADSLCVEMNDLMHDYEIMSRISDLVVQLKGRYEGMTLQTTKQILQSIQMSIQQKDEDMVWADSCCLQLVTKQGQMYTFQTENPLVKKDWITELRLAQLALDPNNSPSWEVPEQEQRPSTKMPLFVSSQAVYRSQHQTEVRCGCYYSIERSTRRRGRSQNYLWICTGDGISSHVTVFGQSTTASATCLKRITTFDLVETRVNAIEFVKGVSNDYTTLASDLVWMGTDSRKIIIYAATEPEKEEEIGSYPVSGPIIEIKYHCDNVFVALGTGLLLLFKRQPDGTWALKDPFVISLGNDPVSCLMPINTSVYAACGKKVWVLNATSGDVTKSFSAQHEHVGNVRLMAHSGVGLWVALKNSSTVCLYHTETFKHLQDINIASNVLRVTKMNNPLSPCGGTLAAINSQTTVTVTALLACKGLLWVGTNVGISLTIPLPRLEGVPIISGRVNISYHAHFGPITFLLAIHNTKGTTYSTAKNVRVNDDESVPSLKTRDVEQKSRDRTSLDSSTCNNIAKLKQQLTGSPVMLRRKRSKEYECRGSKTLPRGLGAGCGFLSSSISSSQSSGENCDVYGLYGELMYVKDYENENNSGIDPIYETLRRSDPELAAIPNKVSTLDRRLKMKITRPRSLDLSNWSVDSHASSLYTSSEENLSLKTGKLSRNSSIASRNGPYDLSTTNNNAIQSALETTSANNHKNGKRNGKTMQQIEQPKRTVLTLMGGRGYINWRQLHAQSYIDKNSKSTYAFKDPNSNDAHIVLWEMKL encoded by the exons ACGAGCCTCGTTCAAGGTGCAAATCGTGGGATGACGTAGGACCCGGCAAAATGGAAACTGTCAGTGGAAACGCGCGTCATCTCTCTTTAGAGACCAACAGGTCCAACACGTCCACCCAGTCCACGAGAAGCGAGGATTCCTGGTGCTCGGCATCCGATCACGATATCTCCTCCGATGATGAAAGCGAAAAGAGTAATATTAGTATCAA AAGTAATTGCCAATTGAGAAATACGTTGCATAAGGCACGTACGCTTTGCGACAAGTGGCGATTTCAGAATCTACCGGCCAACAGTGCGGACCTTCTGGAATCTCCGGGAAATCACGGACGCCTCTCAAGATGGTTCAGCATTCGCAGAGGGTCGACGCATCATTACGATGTAGATTCTTCGGACACCGTGTCTCTAACCAGCCCGGTCAAAACATCGCAAATGCCGCTGCTTTGCGAA GTCGACGAAGACACTAGTGCGATGATACAATTTCAGTGTATGCAACAACGAAGACAAGCTCCACCTACGCTTCCGCCGCCACCTGCAAACTTGTCTCCCCAACAATTGAAACGTCGACATATCGTGGCCGCGATAGTACATTCCGAAAACAGTTATGTATCTACTTTGCAGAGATTAGTAAAT gaCTATAAGAAACCATTGGAGGAATCTTCACCACCTATACTGAGTCAATCTAAGATAGCGACGTTGTTTCATAGATTGCCTGAAATTTTGCAATGTCATACGTTATTTAGAATCGCCCTGGCGGAATGCGTACGATCCTGGGACAAGGATGAAAAGCTGGGAGATGTATTCGTCGCGAGTTTTAGCAAAGCCATTGTTCTTGACATTTACAGCGgctttataaacaatttttctgtAGCGATGGATTTAGCTAAACAAGAATCAAAGAGGAAGACGGCACTTGCTGACTTTTTCAAG GTGAAACAGATTAGTGCCCACGATAGATTATCCTTCTTCGGTTTAATGGTCAAACCTGTACAAAGGTTCCCacaatttatcttatttttgcaA gatttattaaaacatacacCACAAGGACACCATGACAGAATGTCTCTGCAGTTGGCGTTAACGCAACTCGAGAGTTTGGCCGAAATGCTAAACGAGAGAAAACGAGAAGCAGAGCAATTCCAAGCATTTAAAGAAATGTTGCGACATGTTTCTGGAAAGTTATCGCATCGTCCGCTTTCTTCAACCTCGCGCTATCTTATTAGAGAAGATAATGTCACGCAATTG gaaTTCAATCAAAACGGCATGATTACGAAATCCAAGAGAAGAAGGTTATTGCTACTAAACGATTTAGTAGTGTGCGTTTCCGTTACTCCGAGATCGACCGAAGATTTTTCAGGAAACGAACGATTAACACTAAAATGGACGTATCCGGTATCGGATATTGAG ATTCAAGATACTAGCACTTCTCCGACTTTGAGTCGATTACTCACTGCTGGTTTGAATAAAGGCGGCAGTTTAAAATCTGACAAAAGTGGTGGAGAATGTGGACAAGCGACTGACGCGGATAGTCTCTGTGTAGAAATGAACGATCTTATGCACGATTATGAAATTATGTCTAGAATAAGTGATTTAGTGGTCCAATTGAAAGGTAGATACGAG GGAATGACACTCCAGACTACCAAGCAAATTTTGCAATCGATACAAATGTCGATACAGCAGAAAGACGAGGATATGGTATGGGCCGATAGCTGTTGTCTCCAACTAGTCACAAAGCAAGGTCAAATGTACACGTTTCAAACGGAAAATCCGCTGGTGAAGAAAGATTGGATAACCGAACTCAGATTGGCGCAACTAGCTTTGGATCCCAACAATTCTCCATCGTGGGAAGTACCTGAACAAGAGCAAAGACCGTCCACGAAAATGCCACTTTTTGTTAGTTCACAAGCCGTATATCGCTCGCAACATCAGACCGAA GTACGTTGCGGTTGTTATTATTCCATTGAACGTTCCACGAGACGACGCGGTAGGagtcaaaattatttgtggATATGTACAGGAGACGGCATATCCAGTCATGTAACAGTTTTTGGCCAATCGACAACAGCTTCGGCGACTTGTTTGAAACGTATAACTACTTTCGATCTGGTTGAAACTAGAGTGAACGCCATCGAGTTCGTAAAGGGAGTTTCTAACGATTATACCACGCTCGCCAGTGATCTCGTATGGATGGGTACGGAttctcgaaaaattattatttatgccgCGACGGAACccgaaaaagaagaagagatcGGCAGTTATCCCGTCTCAGGACCTATAATTGAGATCAAGTATCATTGCGACAATGTTTTCGTAGCTTTAGGCACGGGCctgttacttttatttaaacgaCAACCCGATGGTACATGGGCCCTCAAAGATCCCTTTGTTATATCACTCGGTAACGATCCAGTCTCGTGCCTAATGCCAATTAATACGTCAGTCTATGCCGCCTGTGGCAAGAAGGTTTGGGTGCTTAATGCCACTTCGGGAGATGTCACCAAGAGCTTTAGCGCGCAACACGAGCACGTCGGAAACGTGAGGCTTATGGCCCATTCCGGGGTCGGGCTTTGGGTCGCCCTTAAAAATTCGAGTACAGTTTGTCTCTATCACACGGAAACGTTCAAACACTTGCAGGACATCAATATAGCCTCCAACGTGTTAAGAGTGACGAAAATGAATAATCCTCTCAGCCCGTGCGGCGGCACTCTCGCCGCCATCAACAGTCAAACTACAGTTACGGTTACGGCGCTTCTGGCATGCAAAGGTCTTTTATGGGTCGGCACTAACGTAGGCATTAGTTTAACTATTCCATTACCGCGTTTGGAAGGAGTGCCAATTATCAGCGGACGCGTCAACATTTCATATCACGCCCACTTTGGTCCGATTACTTTCTTATTGGCGATACACAACACGAAAGGCACAACGTATTCTACCGCGAAGAATGTTCGCGTCAATGATGACGAAAGTGTACCGAGTTTAAAAACGAGAGATGTCGAGCAGAAATCGCGAGATAGAACGAGTTTAGATTCGTCTACGTGTAATAATATCGCGAAACTGAAACAACAGTTAACGGGAAGCCCGGTAATGCTGAGGAGAAAGCGGAGCAAAGAATACGAGTGTCGAGGCTCGAAGACACTTCCGAGAGGATTAGGAGCTGGTTGTGGATTTTTATCGAGCTCCATCTCCAGTTCGCAGAGTTCCGGTGAGAATTGTGACGTTTACGGGCTTTACGGTGAATTGATGTACGTAAAGGATTACGAAAATGAAAACAATTCGGGTATAGACCCTATTTACGAGACATTGAGAAGAAGCGATCCAGAATTGGCAGCGATACCAAATAAAGTGAGTACCTTGGATCGTagattgaaaatgaaaatcacCAGGCCTAGATCGTTGGATCTTTCCAACTGGTCGGTAGATTCTCACGCGAGCTCCTTGTACACATCTTCGgaagaaaatttatctctaAAAACTGGAAAATTATCGCGTAACAGTAGTATAGCTAGTCGTAACGGTCCTTACGACCTCTCTACTACTAACAATAATGCAATACAGTCCGCGCTGGAAACCACATCTGCGAACAATCACAAGAATGGTAAGAGAAATGGTAAAACGATGCAACAGATAGAACAACCTAAAAGAACGGTATTGACTCTAATGGGTGGACGCGGTTACATTAATTGGAGGCAACTACACGCGCAGTCCTACATtgacaaaaattcaaaatcgACCTACGCGTTCAAAGATCCCAACAGTAATGACGCACATATAGTCTTATGGGAGATGAAATTGTGA
- the LOC140668095 gene encoding rho guanine nucleotide exchange factor 10 isoform X3 — METVSGNARHLSLETNRSNTSTQSTRSEDSWCSASDHDISSDDESEKSNISIKSNCQLRNTLHKARTLCDKWRFQNLPANSADLLESPGNHGRLSRWFSIRRGSTHHYDVDSSDTVSLTSPVKTSQMPLLCEVDEDTSAMIQFQCMQQRRQAPPTLPPPPANLSPQQLKRRHIVAAIVHSENSYVSTLQRLVNDYKKPLEESSPPILSQSKIATLFHRLPEILQCHTLFRIALAECVRSWDKDEKLGDVFVASFSKAIVLDIYSGFINNFSVAMDLAKQESKRKTALADFFKVKQISAHDRLSFFGLMVKPVQRFPQFILFLQDLLKHTPQGHHDRMSLQLALTQLESLAEMLNERKREAEQFQAFKEMLRHVSGKLSHRPLSSTSRYLIREDNVTQLEFNQNGMITKSKRRRLLLLNDLVVCVSVTPRSTEDFSGNERLTLKWTYPVSDIEIQDTSTSPTLSRLLTAGLNKGGSLKSDKSGGECGQATDADSLCVEMNDLMHDYEIMSRISDLVVQLKGRYEGMTLQTTKQILQSIQMSIQQKDEDMVWADSCCLQLVTKQGQMYTFQTENPLVKKDWITELRLAQLALDPNNSPSWEVPEQEQRPSTKMPLFVSSQAVYRSQHQTEVRCGCYYSIERSTRRRGRSQNYLWICTGDGISSHVTVFGQSTTASATCLKRITTFDLVETRVNAIEFVKGVSNDYTTLASDLVWMGTDSRKIIIYAATEPEKEEEIGSYPVSGPIIEIKYHCDNVFVALGTGLLLLFKRQPDGTWALKDPFVISLGNDPVSCLMPINTSVYAACGKKVWVLNATSGDVTKSFSAQHEHVGNVRLMAHSGVGLWVALKNSSTVCLYHTETFKHLQDINIASNVLRVTKMNNPLSPCGGTLAAINSQTTVTVTALLACKGLLWVGTNVGISLTIPLPRLEGVPIISGRVNISYHAHFGPITFLLAIHNTKGTTYSTAKNVRVNDDESVPSLKTRDVEQKSRDRTSLDSSTCNNIAKLKQQLTGSPVMLRRKRSKEYECRGSKTLPRGLGAGCGFLSSSISSSQSSGENCDVYGLYGELMYVKDYENENNSGIDPIYETLRRSDPELAAIPNKVSTLDRRLKMKITRPRSLDLSNWSVDSHASSLYTSSEENLSLKTGKLSRNSSIASRNGPYDLSTTNNNAIQSALETTSANNHKNGKRNGKTMQQIEQPKRTVLTLMGGRGYINWRQLHAQSYIDKNSKSTYAFKDPNSNDAHIVLWEMKL, encoded by the exons ATGGAAACTGTCAGTGGAAACGCGCGTCATCTCTCTTTAGAGACCAACAGGTCCAACACGTCCACCCAGTCCACGAGAAGCGAGGATTCCTGGTGCTCGGCATCCGATCACGATATCTCCTCCGATGATGAAAGCGAAAAGAGTAATATTAGTATCAA AAGTAATTGCCAATTGAGAAATACGTTGCATAAGGCACGTACGCTTTGCGACAAGTGGCGATTTCAGAATCTACCGGCCAACAGTGCGGACCTTCTGGAATCTCCGGGAAATCACGGACGCCTCTCAAGATGGTTCAGCATTCGCAGAGGGTCGACGCATCATTACGATGTAGATTCTTCGGACACCGTGTCTCTAACCAGCCCGGTCAAAACATCGCAAATGCCGCTGCTTTGCGAA GTCGACGAAGACACTAGTGCGATGATACAATTTCAGTGTATGCAACAACGAAGACAAGCTCCACCTACGCTTCCGCCGCCACCTGCAAACTTGTCTCCCCAACAATTGAAACGTCGACATATCGTGGCCGCGATAGTACATTCCGAAAACAGTTATGTATCTACTTTGCAGAGATTAGTAAAT gaCTATAAGAAACCATTGGAGGAATCTTCACCACCTATACTGAGTCAATCTAAGATAGCGACGTTGTTTCATAGATTGCCTGAAATTTTGCAATGTCATACGTTATTTAGAATCGCCCTGGCGGAATGCGTACGATCCTGGGACAAGGATGAAAAGCTGGGAGATGTATTCGTCGCGAGTTTTAGCAAAGCCATTGTTCTTGACATTTACAGCGgctttataaacaatttttctgtAGCGATGGATTTAGCTAAACAAGAATCAAAGAGGAAGACGGCACTTGCTGACTTTTTCAAG GTGAAACAGATTAGTGCCCACGATAGATTATCCTTCTTCGGTTTAATGGTCAAACCTGTACAAAGGTTCCCacaatttatcttatttttgcaA gatttattaaaacatacacCACAAGGACACCATGACAGAATGTCTCTGCAGTTGGCGTTAACGCAACTCGAGAGTTTGGCCGAAATGCTAAACGAGAGAAAACGAGAAGCAGAGCAATTCCAAGCATTTAAAGAAATGTTGCGACATGTTTCTGGAAAGTTATCGCATCGTCCGCTTTCTTCAACCTCGCGCTATCTTATTAGAGAAGATAATGTCACGCAATTG gaaTTCAATCAAAACGGCATGATTACGAAATCCAAGAGAAGAAGGTTATTGCTACTAAACGATTTAGTAGTGTGCGTTTCCGTTACTCCGAGATCGACCGAAGATTTTTCAGGAAACGAACGATTAACACTAAAATGGACGTATCCGGTATCGGATATTGAG ATTCAAGATACTAGCACTTCTCCGACTTTGAGTCGATTACTCACTGCTGGTTTGAATAAAGGCGGCAGTTTAAAATCTGACAAAAGTGGTGGAGAATGTGGACAAGCGACTGACGCGGATAGTCTCTGTGTAGAAATGAACGATCTTATGCACGATTATGAAATTATGTCTAGAATAAGTGATTTAGTGGTCCAATTGAAAGGTAGATACGAG GGAATGACACTCCAGACTACCAAGCAAATTTTGCAATCGATACAAATGTCGATACAGCAGAAAGACGAGGATATGGTATGGGCCGATAGCTGTTGTCTCCAACTAGTCACAAAGCAAGGTCAAATGTACACGTTTCAAACGGAAAATCCGCTGGTGAAGAAAGATTGGATAACCGAACTCAGATTGGCGCAACTAGCTTTGGATCCCAACAATTCTCCATCGTGGGAAGTACCTGAACAAGAGCAAAGACCGTCCACGAAAATGCCACTTTTTGTTAGTTCACAAGCCGTATATCGCTCGCAACATCAGACCGAA GTACGTTGCGGTTGTTATTATTCCATTGAACGTTCCACGAGACGACGCGGTAGGagtcaaaattatttgtggATATGTACAGGAGACGGCATATCCAGTCATGTAACAGTTTTTGGCCAATCGACAACAGCTTCGGCGACTTGTTTGAAACGTATAACTACTTTCGATCTGGTTGAAACTAGAGTGAACGCCATCGAGTTCGTAAAGGGAGTTTCTAACGATTATACCACGCTCGCCAGTGATCTCGTATGGATGGGTACGGAttctcgaaaaattattatttatgccgCGACGGAACccgaaaaagaagaagagatcGGCAGTTATCCCGTCTCAGGACCTATAATTGAGATCAAGTATCATTGCGACAATGTTTTCGTAGCTTTAGGCACGGGCctgttacttttatttaaacgaCAACCCGATGGTACATGGGCCCTCAAAGATCCCTTTGTTATATCACTCGGTAACGATCCAGTCTCGTGCCTAATGCCAATTAATACGTCAGTCTATGCCGCCTGTGGCAAGAAGGTTTGGGTGCTTAATGCCACTTCGGGAGATGTCACCAAGAGCTTTAGCGCGCAACACGAGCACGTCGGAAACGTGAGGCTTATGGCCCATTCCGGGGTCGGGCTTTGGGTCGCCCTTAAAAATTCGAGTACAGTTTGTCTCTATCACACGGAAACGTTCAAACACTTGCAGGACATCAATATAGCCTCCAACGTGTTAAGAGTGACGAAAATGAATAATCCTCTCAGCCCGTGCGGCGGCACTCTCGCCGCCATCAACAGTCAAACTACAGTTACGGTTACGGCGCTTCTGGCATGCAAAGGTCTTTTATGGGTCGGCACTAACGTAGGCATTAGTTTAACTATTCCATTACCGCGTTTGGAAGGAGTGCCAATTATCAGCGGACGCGTCAACATTTCATATCACGCCCACTTTGGTCCGATTACTTTCTTATTGGCGATACACAACACGAAAGGCACAACGTATTCTACCGCGAAGAATGTTCGCGTCAATGATGACGAAAGTGTACCGAGTTTAAAAACGAGAGATGTCGAGCAGAAATCGCGAGATAGAACGAGTTTAGATTCGTCTACGTGTAATAATATCGCGAAACTGAAACAACAGTTAACGGGAAGCCCGGTAATGCTGAGGAGAAAGCGGAGCAAAGAATACGAGTGTCGAGGCTCGAAGACACTTCCGAGAGGATTAGGAGCTGGTTGTGGATTTTTATCGAGCTCCATCTCCAGTTCGCAGAGTTCCGGTGAGAATTGTGACGTTTACGGGCTTTACGGTGAATTGATGTACGTAAAGGATTACGAAAATGAAAACAATTCGGGTATAGACCCTATTTACGAGACATTGAGAAGAAGCGATCCAGAATTGGCAGCGATACCAAATAAAGTGAGTACCTTGGATCGTagattgaaaatgaaaatcacCAGGCCTAGATCGTTGGATCTTTCCAACTGGTCGGTAGATTCTCACGCGAGCTCCTTGTACACATCTTCGgaagaaaatttatctctaAAAACTGGAAAATTATCGCGTAACAGTAGTATAGCTAGTCGTAACGGTCCTTACGACCTCTCTACTACTAACAATAATGCAATACAGTCCGCGCTGGAAACCACATCTGCGAACAATCACAAGAATGGTAAGAGAAATGGTAAAACGATGCAACAGATAGAACAACCTAAAAGAACGGTATTGACTCTAATGGGTGGACGCGGTTACATTAATTGGAGGCAACTACACGCGCAGTCCTACATtgacaaaaattcaaaatcgACCTACGCGTTCAAAGATCCCAACAGTAATGACGCACATATAGTCTTATGGGAGATGAAATTGTGA